The DNA segment CATTGCAGCGCTTCCGACTCTTCGATCAAGGTACAAACCCAATAGGCTTGGCGTTGTTGAGCGACCCAATGTTCGATCCTGCCGATCACGTCAGCTCGACGTTCCGACGATATCGCGCTGGTTGCGACCGGTTTGCGGCCTGGCGGCAGTTCGTCGATCACCGAGATGTCCAAATCGGAATATTGCAGCATCGCCAAGGTTCGCGGAATCGGCGTTGCGGTCATGATCAGCTGGTGCGGCCGCAAACCGCCGGTTTGGCCTTTCTCGCGCAAGGCCAAACGCTGATGGACGCCGAAACGGTGCTGCTCGTCGATGACGATCAACCCCAGTTTGTGGAAATGCACACTGTCCTGGAACAAGGCATGGGTGCCGATCACAATCCCGGCGCTGCCGTCGGCCAGCGCTTGTAACGTTTGTTGTCGGGCTTTGCCCTTGAGTTGGCCGCTCAGAAACAGCACTCGGGTCGGCAGGTCGGCGAACCAATGGCTGAAATTGCGAAAATGCTGCTCGGCGAGTAATTCGGTCGGCGCCATGATCGCAGTCTGGTAGCCGGACGCGAGCGCGGCCAGTGCGGCCAGCGCGGCGACCACGGTCTTGCCCGAGCCGACATCGCCTTGCACCAGGCGCAGCATTGGCCGATTTTGCCGGCAATCGGCCTCGATTTCGGCGACCACCCGCTGCTGGGCGGCGGTCAGCCGAAACGGCAAAACGGCCAGAAAGGCCTGTTTGGTCTGCGCATCCAGGCTCAGAGTCGGCGCCGGCCATTGTTTGTAGGCTAGTTTGCCTTGCAACAGTGCCAGATGGTGGGCCAGAAATTCCTCGAACGCCAGACGCCGCAACGCCGGTAACGGCGTTCCGCTCAATATCTGCGCGGAAAGCTGCGGCGGCGGTGTGTGCAGCGTGCGCAAAGCGTCCTGCAAGCTGGGGTAGTCTCGGCTTTGCAGCAGTTCGGCCGGTAACCAGTCCTTTATCGCATCGCGGCTGTGCAGGCATAGGCTCAGAGCCTGGCGGGCGGCTTTGCGCAATGCGGATTGGGAGACGCCTTCGGTTAACGGATACACCGGTGTCAGCGTCTGCTCGATCAGTTGCGCCGGATCGTCGACCAGTCGGTATTCCGGATGTACCATTTCCAGCCCGGCAAAGCCGTAACGGATTTCGCCGAAACAGCCGATCTGTACGCCGGGCTTCAATTGCTGGCTTTGCTGCACCGAGAAATGAAAAAAGCGGAGCGACAATTCGCCGCTGCCGTCGGCGATGCGACAAATCACGCTATTTCGACCGCGTTGAATCTGGTCGGTGAATTCGACGCGGCCACAGACCAAGGCGGTCATACCGGGCAGCAATTGGTTGAGCGGCGTGATCCGGCTGCGGTCCTGGTAACGTAACGGCAGGTGGAACAGCAGGTCTTGCACATGGCGGATGCCGAGTTTTTCCAGGCGGGCGGCCGATTGGGCGCCGATGCCGTTCAATGCGGTGACCGGCAACAGCCGCGGGTCCGGATGCTGTTGCGGTTCGCTGCGCATCGTCGCTACGGTTGGGACAGGGCTAAGGCGACTGTGTCCGCCGCCACGACGCCGAGCTCAGTAATATTCGTTGGGTAAAACCAAAATGCCGTCCATTTCGACGTCGGCCGATTTGGGCAGTGCGGCAACGCCAATCGCGGCGCGGGCAGGGTAGGGTTGGTGGAAATATTCGGCCATGATTTCGTTGACGATCGGAAAATGGCTCAGGTCGGTCAGAAACACGTTCAGTTTGACGATGTCGTTCAAGCTGCCGCCGGCGGCTTCGGCCACGGCCTTCAGATTGTCGAATACCCGCCGGATTTGCAGGTCGATGTCGCCGTCGACCATTTGCATGGTTTGCGGATCCAACGGAATTTGCCCGGACAGGTAGACGGTATTGTCGACTTTGACGGCTTGCGAGTAAGTGCCGATGGCTTGCGGCGCCAGCGGCGTGGAGATGGTTTCCTTGCTCATGTTATGCCTTGATGCGGGTGATTTTTAAAACGATGGACAGCTTTTTCAATTTGCGGATGATGTTGGCCAGGTGTACCCGGTCGCGCACGGCTAGAACCAGCAAGTCCACCGAAACCCGGTCATCCTGGCTGACCACGTTGATGTTCTCGATATTCGAGTCCATGCTGGAGATGGTCGACGCAATCGTGGCCAACGAGCCGCGCTGGTTCAGCAACTCGATCCGGATTTCGGCCGGGAATTCGCCGCTGGCTTCCGGGCTCCACTCCACATCCAGCCAGGTGGTTTGTTTTTTGCGGACTTCGTTGCTGTTGCGGCATTCGTGGTGGTGAACCACGATGCCTTTGCCCGGGTTGAAAAAACCGATGATAGGATCGCCCGGAATCGGCCGGCAGCACTTGGCCAGACTGACGACGATGCCCTCGGTGCCCTTGATAATCAAAGGTGTTTTATGGTGCGGTTCGTTATCGTCCAGTTTGACTGCGGCGTTGACGTCGGTTTGACTGATACGCTTGGCCACCAGGAACGGCATTCGGTTGCCGAGGCCGATGTCTTCCAGCAATTCGTTCAACGAGTGCTTTTTCAAGACTTGCAGCACCTGCAGAATTCGGGTGTTGTCGACGCTTTCTAGTTGGATGCCCAGGCTGTGCAGTTCTTTTTCCAACAGGCGGCGGCCGAGGTTGATGGCTTCCTGTTGGTTGAAATTCTTCAAATAAGCGCGGATGCAACTGCGCGCCTTGGCCGTTATCACGTAGTTCAGCCACAGCGGATTGGGTCGGGCCCAGGTGGCGGTGATGACTTCGACCGTCATGCCGTTTTCCAGCTTGGTTTGCAACGGCACCAGTTTTTTGTCGATCCGGGCCGAGATGCAGGCGTTGCCGACATCGGTATGCACCATGTACGCAAAGTCGACCACGGTAGCGCCGCGCGGCAGCTTGATGATCTTGCCTTTCGGCGTAAACACGAATACTTCCTGCGGAAACAGGTCGACTTTGAGATTATCGATGAACTCGAGCGAGTCGCCGGCCGATTTCTGAATTTCCAACAGGTCGCGCAGCCATTCGTTGGCACGGGCCTGTATCGTCTCGCTTTTATCGTTGTCGGACTTGTACAGCCAATGTGCGGCGATGCCGGATTCTGACAGGCGGTGCATTTCGTGGGTGCGGATCTGGATCTCGATCGGTACCCCGTAAGGGCCGATCAGAATCGTGTGCAGCGACTGGTAGCCGTTGGCTTTGGGCAGGGCGATATAGTCCTTGAACCGGCCGGGTACCGGTTTATACAGATTGTGCACGCAACCGAGCGCGCGGTAGCAATCGTCCACTTGGGAGCAATAAATCCGGAACGCGTATACGTCGAACACGTCAGTGAACGAAATCCGCTTGTTCAGCATTTTTTGGTAAATGCTGGCGATGTTTTTTTCCCGTCCCGCTACCGTGCCGTCCAGCCCGGATTCTTTCAGCCGGTTTTGAATCGCGTTCTGGATGGTGTCGATGATTTCCTTGCGGTTGCCGCGCGATTTTTTTACCGCATTGTTGATCGCCGCATAACGGTTCGGGTACAGGGCCTTGAAACCAAGCGATTCGAGCTGGTGGCGGACATCGTTCATGCCAAGGCGGTTGGCGATCGGCGCGTAGATTTCCAGTGTTTCCTTGGCGATCCGGCGCTTTTTGTCCAGCGGCATATTGCCCATGGTTTGCATGTTGTGCAGCCGGTCAGCCAGTTTGACGACGATGACGCGTAGATCTTGCGCCATGGCGAGAAACATTTTGCGGACGTTTTCCGCTTGCGCTTCGGCGCGGGAGCGGCTGTCGATCTTGGACAGTTTGGTCACGCCGTCGACCAGATCGGCAACCTCGGCGCCGAATTGTTCGCCGAGTTGCTCCTTGGTGATGGGGGTGTCTTCGATTACATCGTGCAGAATGGCCGCCATGATGCCGTGGGCATCCATATGCATGCCGGCCAACGTGATCGCAACCGCAACCGGGTGGCAGATATAGGCTTCGCCGCTACGGCGAAATTGGCCGGAGTGGGCGGCCGCGCCGAAATGGTAGGCGCGAACAATATCGTTGATTTGGTCTTGGTCGAGATAGCTGCGCAGAACGTCGCACAGCTGGTGCAACAGTTTTTCTTCCGGGTGTTCTATGGCCGGAAGTGCTGGAGTCGGCTTGGCTGCTATCTCGGGCATACCGCTTAAAGTTCCAGGTGGGTTTCGGAGACGTAGCTGGAGCGGTGCAGGCGGTCGACATTTTCCTCGGTGACGAAACCGGCGGCGATTTCGCGCAGTGCCACTACAGTGTCTT comes from the Methylomonas sp. EFPC3 genome and includes:
- the recG gene encoding ATP-dependent DNA helicase RecG; protein product: MRSEPQQHPDPRLLPVTALNGIGAQSAARLEKLGIRHVQDLLFHLPLRYQDRSRITPLNQLLPGMTALVCGRVEFTDQIQRGRNSVICRIADGSGELSLRFFHFSVQQSQQLKPGVQIGCFGEIRYGFAGLEMVHPEYRLVDDPAQLIEQTLTPVYPLTEGVSQSALRKAARQALSLCLHSRDAIKDWLPAELLQSRDYPSLQDALRTLHTPPPQLSAQILSGTPLPALRRLAFEEFLAHHLALLQGKLAYKQWPAPTLSLDAQTKQAFLAVLPFRLTAAQQRVVAEIEADCRQNRPMLRLVQGDVGSGKTVVAALAALAALASGYQTAIMAPTELLAEQHFRNFSHWFADLPTRVLFLSGQLKGKARQQTLQALADGSAGIVIGTHALFQDSVHFHKLGLIVIDEQHRFGVHQRLALREKGQTGGLRPHQLIMTATPIPRTLAMLQYSDLDISVIDELPPGRKPVATSAISSERRADVIGRIEHWVAQQRQAYWVCTLIEESEALQCEAAEKTAAALREALSKVRIGLVHGRLKAAEKDAVMQAFKNRECDLLVATTVIEVGVDVPNAGLMVIENPERLGLSQLHQLRGRVGRGNQDSYCLLLYQAPLSQTGKQRLAILKQSNDGFVIAEKDLELRGPGEVMGTRQTGQIQFKIADLERDRELLESIPAAAQTIVQHHPEIIQPLIDRWIGRSRHYAEV
- a CDS encoding bifunctional (p)ppGpp synthetase/guanosine-3',5'-bis(diphosphate) 3'-pyrophosphohydrolase; this encodes MPEIAAKPTPALPAIEHPEEKLLHQLCDVLRSYLDQDQINDIVRAYHFGAAAHSGQFRRSGEAYICHPVAVAITLAGMHMDAHGIMAAILHDVIEDTPITKEQLGEQFGAEVADLVDGVTKLSKIDSRSRAEAQAENVRKMFLAMAQDLRVIVVKLADRLHNMQTMGNMPLDKKRRIAKETLEIYAPIANRLGMNDVRHQLESLGFKALYPNRYAAINNAVKKSRGNRKEIIDTIQNAIQNRLKESGLDGTVAGREKNIASIYQKMLNKRISFTDVFDVYAFRIYCSQVDDCYRALGCVHNLYKPVPGRFKDYIALPKANGYQSLHTILIGPYGVPIEIQIRTHEMHRLSESGIAAHWLYKSDNDKSETIQARANEWLRDLLEIQKSAGDSLEFIDNLKVDLFPQEVFVFTPKGKIIKLPRGATVVDFAYMVHTDVGNACISARIDKKLVPLQTKLENGMTVEVITATWARPNPLWLNYVITAKARSCIRAYLKNFNQQEAINLGRRLLEKELHSLGIQLESVDNTRILQVLQVLKKHSLNELLEDIGLGNRMPFLVAKRISQTDVNAAVKLDDNEPHHKTPLIIKGTEGIVVSLAKCCRPIPGDPIIGFFNPGKGIVVHHHECRNSNEVRKKQTTWLDVEWSPEASGEFPAEIRIELLNQRGSLATIASTISSMDSNIENINVVSQDDRVSVDLLVLAVRDRVHLANIIRKLKKLSIVLKITRIKA
- a CDS encoding RidA family protein encodes the protein MSKETISTPLAPQAIGTYSQAVKVDNTVYLSGQIPLDPQTMQMVDGDIDLQIRRVFDNLKAVAEAAGGSLNDIVKLNVFLTDLSHFPIVNEIMAEYFHQPYPARAAIGVAALPKSADVEMDGILVLPNEYY